The DNA segment CGTCGCAGTCGGCCACTCCCAGCGGGTACTCCTTGATGATCTGATAGATGACATCCAACTGCCGCTGCAGGTCGTTCTTAACGATCTTGAGCTCATTGATCAGCTGGTGGTCCTTGGCGCGCAGTTCCTGGTAGACCTTTCCCCACCACTCGCTGAGGAAGATGAGCGTCGTGTCGAAAGCCCGTTGCAACAGCGCAAACTGCTCTTCAAAATCGTCGCTCATTTCCAAAGTGGTGTTGACCAAGAAGTGATTGAGCACGATGCGCGCCGCCCCGAGAATGGCGAGTTGTGCGTGAAAATTGTGCTTGAGACGAGGGTTGGACTGGAACTCGCGCAGATAGTATTTGGTGAGCTGGTATCCAGGAACCTGCCGGCTCTCCCCGCGAAGGTCCCGCTCAAGGTGAGCGAAAATGCCCCCCAAGATCTTGGTGTACAGTTCGCTGGGCAAGTCCAGATCCACGCCCCAGCGGGAAGTCATCAGCGTTTCGGTGGCACTCTCCACCAGTGTCTCCACGTGCCCGTGGATGATCTCACTCAGTGTAGCCATAGTCTCCCGCCCTTTGCCGCCTGGCACGAGCGGAAATCTCGTCCTCCAGTCTATTGCGCTCCGCAATGCCGCCTAATGCCGTGTCCCGCTTAGCCCGCAAAATATTTTCTACCGAGCCACGGGAACCCTGTGGGCGCAGCAGCGTTTATCAGTTTGAAAGTCTTCTTTGGCGTTCTTGCGGTCGTCTTTTTCATTCTGATAAGGACACTCCGAAGAAGACGACGGCAACCGCGCGCCGCGCCCCTGGTTAACCACTTGTGCTGCAAAGTGGTTAAGACTGGCGCGTGAACAGTTGGCACGCTCTTTGTGACTATGTTGTCGGCTTGCGTATCTTTTCCGGCGGTGGCAAAGGTACGAAAAAATAAGCTCAATGTAAAGGGGAAAATGCGTCCTGGGAGGGAAAGCGAGGGCGTTTTTTCCGGCATAAACGGAAGTTGGGGGAGTGAGTGGTCATCAGTGCTGTGATGTCGAATCAGACGAAAGGAGTGTTGAGACATGAGAAGCAGAATCGTGTTGTCACTGGTCGCAGTTGTTGCCGCGCTGGCGCTCGTCGCCGGCTGCGCGAAGGCTCCTGATCAGGCGCGCATCGACGCGGTGAAGGCCGCGGTCCAGGCTGCCAAGGCAGCAGAGGCGGATCGCTATGTACCACAGCAGTACGCTGCCGCCAATGACTCTTTGAACGCTGCCCTGGCCGAGATCGAGAAGCAGAATGGCAAGTTTGCGCTCTTCCGCAAGTATGGCGTTGCCGAGCACCTGCTGCAGGTAGCCGAAGAGAAGGCCAAGGAGGCCGCGCAGGCAGCCGCAGTGAAGAAGGAAGAGGTGAAGAACGAGGCAACCGGCCTTATCCAGCAGGCCACCGACGCCATCGCACAGGCCAAGAAGCTGTTCAACAAGGCCCCGCGGGGCAAAGAAGGCCGTCAGGCGCT comes from the Calditrichota bacterium genome and includes:
- a CDS encoding DUF4398 domain-containing protein, with product MRSRIVLSLVAVVAALALVAGCAKAPDQARIDAVKAAVQAAKAAEADRYVPQQYAAANDSLNAALAEIEKQNGKFALFRKYGVAEHLLQVAEEKAKEAAQAAAVKKEEVKNEATGLIQQATDAIAQAKKLFNKAPRGKEGRQALELIKSDLGVVDNTIAEANAAMEKGDYLTARDKAKAAMDKANALVNELQEVISKKAALTKKK